A window from Enterocloster bolteae encodes these proteins:
- a CDS encoding acyltransferase → MRQTEKNRKNPRNGNSKARDPRYDCLRAVSVMAIIMVHAMPVETVSARQWWFNSIMTPFLLSFVGIYFMLSGMFLLEHGTERIGEFYRKRFITVGIPFLVYGLIYYCYNVHADGVVLPVWKHAGRYLAQVLTAGLPRAGHMWFMYAIVSFYICAPFLSRMVKNMTDREMKVFLLLMLGIHVVEVAGEILGLDVKPWAQFVLYTGWVYYFLLGYGLKRLCRKEQFPIFAVLAVFGLAMDVAADIGLSWWVPQTPHKSPAMVFICAGVFLLFEYYGGKVPVWAGKLGIFVSRYSFSIYLIHFLILSYYVNPVLLKDMAARHYILGTMVSTVVTFCLSLACSMVTDHLAVRPLERLAERIRFEKDKI, encoded by the coding sequence ATGAGACAGACAGAAAAGAACAGAAAGAATCCAAGGAACGGCAATTCAAAAGCAAGGGACCCCAGATATGACTGTCTGCGGGCTGTCTCGGTCATGGCAATCATCATGGTGCATGCCATGCCCGTGGAAACAGTCAGCGCCCGCCAATGGTGGTTTAACAGCATTATGACGCCCTTCCTGCTGTCGTTTGTGGGAATTTACTTTATGCTCAGCGGTATGTTTTTGCTGGAACATGGAACAGAGCGCATCGGGGAGTTTTACAGAAAGCGTTTTATTACGGTGGGAATTCCGTTTCTGGTCTATGGCCTTATTTACTATTGTTATAATGTCCATGCGGACGGAGTGGTTCTGCCTGTCTGGAAGCATGCCGGCCGGTATCTGGCACAGGTGCTGACGGCCGGGCTTCCCAGGGCAGGCCATATGTGGTTTATGTATGCCATTGTGTCTTTTTATATCTGTGCGCCCTTTCTGTCCAGGATGGTAAAAAATATGACGGACCGGGAAATGAAGGTGTTCCTGCTTCTGATGCTGGGCATCCATGTGGTGGAGGTGGCCGGAGAAATTCTTGGACTGGACGTGAAGCCATGGGCCCAGTTTGTGCTGTATACAGGGTGGGTCTACTATTTTCTTTTGGGATACGGACTTAAGCGCTTATGCAGGAAGGAACAGTTTCCCATATTTGCGGTCCTGGCAGTTTTTGGCCTGGCCATGGATGTGGCTGCGGATATCGGCCTTTCATGGTGGGTTCCCCAAACTCCCCATAAGTCGCCGGCCATGGTGTTTATTTGCGCCGGAGTATTTCTTCTGTTTGAATATTATGGCGGGAAGGTGCCTGTATGGGCGGGAAAGCTGGGAATATTTGTCAGCAGGTACAGCTTTTCCATCTATCTGATTCATTTCCTTATTCTGAGCTACTATGTAAATCCGGTACTTCTAAAGGATATGGCGGCCCGCCATTATATATTGGGAACCATGGTTTCTACCGTTGTGACCTTCTGTTTATCTCTGGCATGTTCCATGGTGACGGACCACCTGGCAGTCAGGCCGTTAGAACGGCTGGCTGAGAGGATAAGATTTGAAAAGGATAAGATTTAG
- a CDS encoding M28 family peptidase, with product MDMDSWAEMEEQILKELNLHRMKDDAEVFSRLERYSGSEAGEAAVDYLVQELEAAGIEHERHYYELMRSLPVQASVTVKKSGEPDFTVEAIAAVYSGEAHGLTGELAWDEMCAKGQLNGMEQEERFRTFKGKIVLTYDISFPFYYEAARAGALGIVAIWPKDIHHHDTMGGVWGMPGSRDRDLYPYLPYVQILGQDGLKLIEMVKAGTAAVGTEAAKGMAVTAQMDVAMDNRIVRSSMPVATIPGKSESFVLLSGHYDSWYEGMTDNGAANVLMLETARALEKFKDRLNRTVVIAWWSGHSDGRYSGSTWFCDHHYEYLRKHCVAHINMDICGCKGSNAVRFDMSGMEGEAFNDEFLASYNSRKPLAYRALDRSSDQTFWGTMTPVSIAPQFYMDDGQTPQPPKSSDILRPAAMPAAFGVGGPFYWWHTREDTLDKIGDDVLARDCEIAARLVLRYAMEKPLPIDMNGFMGEMQSYFEAFAEELDPDFDVAPVLASIALTRKSVEKLSDAIRAYPKQDADSILIRTAGELVRLKYTYSSPYGHDYAVEHQPYAVFSSLLGVHRDNTPEDRYLMSQTDFIRQRNRMTGQLHEVCEAIELQLYRWQVQ from the coding sequence ATGGATATGGACAGTTGGGCAGAGATGGAAGAGCAGATCCTGAAAGAACTGAATCTTCACAGGATGAAGGATGATGCTGAGGTTTTCAGCAGATTGGAGCGTTACTCCGGTTCAGAGGCCGGGGAAGCAGCCGTGGATTATCTGGTTCAGGAGCTGGAAGCAGCGGGGATTGAACATGAACGGCATTATTATGAGCTTATGAGAAGCCTGCCTGTACAGGCTTCTGTTACTGTAAAGAAATCAGGAGAGCCTGATTTCACCGTGGAGGCAATAGCTGCTGTATACAGCGGTGAAGCCCATGGGCTTACAGGAGAACTGGCCTGGGATGAGATGTGTGCCAAGGGCCAATTGAACGGCATGGAACAGGAGGAACGGTTCCGGACATTTAAGGGAAAGATTGTCCTCACCTATGATATCAGTTTTCCTTTCTATTATGAAGCGGCGAGGGCAGGAGCACTGGGCATTGTGGCCATATGGCCCAAGGACATTCATCACCACGACACCATGGGCGGTGTATGGGGAATGCCGGGAAGCAGGGACAGGGATTTGTACCCTTATCTGCCCTATGTGCAGATATTGGGGCAGGACGGCCTGAAGCTGATTGAGATGGTTAAGGCGGGCACTGCAGCCGTGGGAACAGAAGCAGCCAAAGGTATGGCTGTGACAGCTCAGATGGATGTGGCCATGGACAACCGCATCGTAAGGTCCAGTATGCCGGTGGCCACCATTCCGGGCAAAAGTGAGAGCTTTGTGCTCCTGAGCGGCCACTACGATTCCTGGTATGAGGGGATGACGGACAACGGGGCAGCTAACGTGCTGATGCTGGAGACAGCCAGGGCGCTGGAAAAGTTTAAGGACAGGCTGAACCGCACCGTGGTGATTGCCTGGTGGTCCGGTCATTCGGACGGGCGTTACTCCGGCTCCACCTGGTTCTGCGACCATCACTATGAGTATCTGAGAAAGCACTGCGTGGCCCACATCAACATGGATATCTGCGGATGCAAGGGAAGCAATGCAGTCCGTTTCGATATGAGCGGTATGGAGGGAGAGGCGTTTAACGATGAATTCCTTGCATCCTATAACAGCCGCAAACCCCTTGCGTACAGGGCTCTGGACCGTTCCAGCGACCAGACCTTCTGGGGAACCATGACCCCTGTATCCATTGCTCCCCAGTTTTATATGGATGACGGACAGACGCCCCAGCCCCCAAAGAGCAGCGATATCTTAAGGCCAGCGGCCATGCCGGCGGCCTTTGGGGTGGGCGGTCCCTTTTACTGGTGGCATACCAGGGAGGATACCCTGGATAAGATCGGGGACGATGTGCTGGCCCGGGACTGTGAGATAGCGGCAAGGCTGGTGCTGCGCTACGCCATGGAAAAGCCCCTTCCTATTGATATGAATGGTTTCATGGGGGAGATGCAGTCCTATTTTGAGGCCTTTGCAGAGGAACTGGACCCGGACTTCGATGTGGCTCCGGTACTGGCATCCATTGCCCTGACCCGAAAATCCGTTGAGAAGCTCTCCGATGCCATCCGGGCATATCCAAAGCAGGATGCGGACAGCATACTCATCCGGACAGCGGGAGAACTGGTGCGCTTGAAATATACGTATTCCAGCCCCTACGGACATGACTATGCAGTGGAGCACCAGCCCTATGCAGTGTTTTCCTCCCTGTTAGGAGTGCACAGGGACAATACGCCTGAGGACCGGTATCTGATGTCGCAGACGGATTTCATCCGCCAGAGAAACAGGATGACAGGCCAGCTCCATGAGGTATGTGAGGCCATTGAATTACAGCTGTACCGCTGGCAGGTACAATAG
- a CDS encoding ACT domain-containing protein has product MEIKVIEGAFSVCRLKELGQAVIEDDLYFLGRTDEEISLVCRTESVPQDTAAREDGWRAFRIQGELDFSLIGILAGISAVLAENRIGIFVVSTYNTDYVLTKADDFERALGLLESRGYGIAK; this is encoded by the coding sequence ATGGAGATAAAGGTGATAGAGGGAGCATTTTCGGTCTGCAGGCTTAAGGAGTTGGGACAGGCCGTGATAGAGGACGATCTGTATTTTCTGGGCAGGACAGATGAGGAGATATCCCTGGTGTGCAGGACTGAAAGCGTGCCCCAGGACACTGCTGCAAGGGAAGATGGATGGAGGGCCTTTCGGATTCAGGGAGAACTGGATTTTTCTCTGATTGGCATACTGGCCGGAATATCAGCTGTATTAGCTGAAAATAGGATTGGGATTTTCGTGGTATCCACGTATAATACAGATTATGTTTTGACAAAAGCAGATGATTTTGAACGGGCCCTGGGACTTTTGGAAAGCCGTGGGTATGGTATTGCTAAATAG
- a CDS encoding MBL fold metallo-hydrolase, whose amino-acid sequence MKLRVLVDNNTYIDRYYLGEPAVSYYIECDGIRLLFDAGYSDVFLKNAEALGIDLGLVTHMVFSHGHNDHTRGLKFMKERLELSGMEVIAHPSCFDEKVFGEESIGAPYSAADMAGICRYRPCGGPCNISERLVFLGEIPDAVDFETRKAIGRTRIRGKWQDDYVRDDSALVYRGEEGIFIITGCSHSGICNIVQYAQAVCGQQRVLGIIGGFHLFEADERLVRTIDYLKCCGAEQIYPCHCVSLRAKARMMEALNVKEVGVGMELCLDGQAAH is encoded by the coding sequence ATGAAATTAAGGGTATTGGTTGATAACAACACGTACATAGACAGGTATTATCTGGGGGAACCCGCGGTCAGCTATTATATTGAATGTGACGGTATCAGACTGCTGTTTGATGCCGGGTATTCGGATGTATTCCTTAAAAATGCAGAGGCTCTTGGAATCGACCTTGGCCTGGTTACGCACATGGTGTTCTCCCATGGCCATAATGACCACACAAGGGGACTTAAATTCATGAAGGAGCGTCTGGAGCTGTCGGGGATGGAGGTCATTGCCCATCCGTCCTGCTTTGATGAAAAGGTGTTTGGTGAGGAATCCATCGGTGCGCCCTATTCTGCTGCGGACATGGCTGGTATTTGCAGATACAGGCCGTGTGGCGGGCCGTGTAACATCTCGGAGCGGCTGGTATTTCTGGGAGAGATACCGGATGCAGTGGACTTTGAAACGAGAAAAGCCATTGGCAGGACTAGGATAAGAGGAAAATGGCAGGATGACTATGTAAGGGATGATTCCGCCCTGGTTTACCGGGGGGAGGAAGGCATTTTTATTATAACAGGATGTTCCCACAGCGGTATATGCAATATAGTACAATACGCCCAAGCGGTATGCGGACAGCAGCGGGTTCTCGGCATCATAGGGGGATTCCATCTCTTTGAGGCAGATGAACGGCTGGTGCGCACAATTGACTATCTGAAATGCTGCGGTGCGGAACAAATTTATCCCTGCCACTGTGTATCACTGAGGGCAAAAGCCAGAATGATGGAGGCCTTGAACGTGAAGGAAGTGGGGGTGGGTATGGAGCTTTGCCTGGACGGACAGGCTGCACATTAA